The following proteins come from a genomic window of Oricola thermophila:
- a CDS encoding TIGR02301 family protein encodes MVAALLLAALPGARAASLVPYDEKLMRLAEVLGSIHYLRNLCGEESNQWRDQMNTLLSVEKPEPLRRAQLIARFNRGYRSFDSVYVTCTEQALKAVDRYMAEARDLTREINNRYGE; translated from the coding sequence ATGGTGGCTGCTCTGCTGCTCGCCGCCCTCCCCGGGGCGCGCGCGGCGTCGCTGGTTCCCTATGACGAGAAGCTGATGCGGCTCGCCGAGGTGCTGGGCTCCATCCACTACCTGCGCAATCTCTGCGGCGAGGAATCGAACCAGTGGCGGGACCAGATGAACACGCTCCTCAGCGTGGAAAAGCCCGAGCCGCTGCGCCGGGCGCAGCTCATCGCCCGCTTCAACCGCGGCTATCGCAGCTTCGACAGCGTCTACGTGACATGCACCGAGCAGGCCCTGAAGGCCGTCGACCGCTACATGGCGGAAGCCCGCGACCTCACGCGCGAGATCAACAATCGCTACGGCGAATAG
- a CDS encoding NUDIX hydrolase: MTDNPPAPLIAVSVAARNPETGEFLLVKRGRAPARGLWAFPGGRLHYGETLEQAVLRELREETGLSAERVRFHRLFELMSDGSDGDMPHHFVLAVHSARAHGDPVAADDADAAGWFSIDAMAALPVTDSTIETAREIAGADDDMAPESDFS; the protein is encoded by the coding sequence ATGACCGACAATCCGCCTGCTCCCCTTATCGCCGTATCCGTCGCCGCGCGGAACCCCGAGACCGGCGAATTCCTGTTGGTGAAGCGCGGCCGCGCGCCGGCAAGGGGGCTGTGGGCCTTTCCCGGCGGGCGGTTGCACTACGGCGAAACGCTGGAACAGGCCGTGCTTCGCGAGTTGCGGGAGGAAACCGGGCTTTCGGCGGAACGGGTCCGGTTTCACCGCCTGTTCGAACTGATGAGCGACGGCAGCGACGGCGACATGCCGCACCACTTCGTGCTGGCCGTGCACAGCGCCCGGGCGCATGGCGATCCGGTGGCCGCCGACGATGCCGACGCGGCGGGCTGGTTCTCCATCGACGCCATGGCCGCCCTGCCCGTGACGGACAGCACGATCGAGACGGCCCGGGAAATCGCCGGGGCCGACGACGATATGGCGCCGGAGAGCGATTTCAGCTAA
- a CDS encoding LysE/ArgO family amino acid transporter translates to MFATPNLAAGASGFLLGASLIIAIGAQNAFILRQGLMRRHVFVLCLVCALSDALLIAAGVGGFGSLVASSETAIGLVTWAGFAFLTVYGLIALRRAWKPGAMVAAESGGGSLGAALAACLSFTFLNPHVYLDTVVLLGGISGGYAGAARLAFGIGAVAASFVWFFGLGYGARLLEPLFAKPSAWRVLDLVIALVMFALAAKLVL, encoded by the coding sequence ATGTTCGCCACGCCAAACCTTGCCGCCGGCGCGTCCGGCTTCCTTCTCGGTGCGTCCCTGATCATCGCGATCGGCGCGCAGAACGCGTTCATCCTGCGCCAGGGGCTGATGCGCCGGCACGTTTTCGTGCTCTGCCTGGTATGCGCCCTGTCGGATGCCTTGCTGATCGCCGCTGGCGTCGGCGGTTTCGGATCGCTGGTGGCGTCGAGCGAAACCGCCATCGGCCTCGTGACCTGGGCCGGTTTCGCCTTTCTCACGGTCTACGGCCTGATCGCGCTGCGCCGCGCGTGGAAGCCCGGCGCTATGGTGGCGGCGGAGAGCGGCGGCGGCTCCCTCGGCGCCGCGCTGGCGGCCTGCCTGTCCTTCACCTTCCTCAATCCGCATGTCTATCTCGACACGGTCGTCCTGCTCGGCGGCATTTCCGGCGGCTATGCCGGCGCGGCGCGGCTCGCCTTCGGCATCGGCGCGGTGGCGGCGTCCTTCGTCTGGTTTTTCGGACTGGGCTACGGCGCGCGGCTGCTGGAACCGCTGTTCGCCAAGCCCTCGGCCTGGCGGGTGCTCGACCTGGTGATCGCCCTGGTGATGTTCGCGCTTGCCGCCAAGCTGGTACTCTGA
- a CDS encoding SOS response-associated peptidase, whose protein sequence is MCGRFSLLHSPEAVAEFLGLEGLEAFPPRYNIAPTQPVLAVTAGPPREPGSNRPDREAHLARWGFLPSWVKDPKEFPLLINARSETAAAKPSFRTAMRHRRALIPASGFYEWKRDKATGRSQAYWIRPAGGGLVAFAGLAETWSAPEGSELDTVAILTTRASRSIASIHDRMPVTIMPEDFSRWLDCRTQEPRHVADLLAPAPDGFFEAIPVSDKVNKVSNTTPDIQERVEPKDFAAAAGSDRSGKSKSPPDGGQMKLF, encoded by the coding sequence ATGTGCGGCCGGTTCTCGCTTCTGCATTCGCCCGAGGCGGTGGCGGAATTCCTCGGTCTCGAGGGGCTGGAGGCGTTCCCGCCCCGCTACAACATCGCGCCGACCCAGCCGGTCCTCGCGGTCACGGCGGGCCCGCCGCGCGAGCCGGGCTCCAACCGCCCGGACCGCGAGGCGCACCTGGCGCGATGGGGTTTCCTTCCCTCCTGGGTGAAGGACCCGAAGGAGTTCCCGCTGCTGATCAACGCCCGCTCGGAGACGGCGGCGGCCAAGCCGTCCTTTCGCACCGCCATGCGCCATCGCCGCGCGCTGATCCCGGCATCGGGCTTCTACGAGTGGAAGCGCGACAAGGCCACCGGCCGGTCGCAGGCCTACTGGATACGCCCCGCCGGCGGCGGCCTCGTCGCCTTTGCCGGCCTCGCGGAAACCTGGAGCGCGCCGGAGGGAAGCGAACTGGACACTGTGGCGATCCTGACCACCCGGGCGTCGCGATCCATCGCCTCCATCCACGACCGCATGCCGGTGACGATCATGCCCGAGGACTTTTCCCGCTGGCTCGATTGCCGCACGCAGGAGCCGCGCCATGTCGCGGACCTGCTCGCGCCCGCGCCGGACGGCTTCTTCGAGGCGATTCCCGTCTCCGACAAGGTCAACAAGGTTTCCAACACCACGCCCGATATCCAGGAGCGCGTCGAGCCGAAGGACTTTGCAGCCGCGGCCGGATCGGATAGGAGCGGCAAATCGAAATCCCCGCCCGACGGCGGCCAGATGAAGCTATTCTGA